Proteins encoded together in one Candidatus Acidiferrales bacterium window:
- a CDS encoding methylated-DNA--[protein]-cysteine S-methyltransferase: MRIILEDANVSQVRVKFSKSWQNIRPLRNIEVASSLLTIHRETNDDNSNKKIFCASFESPIGVIYIASTEKGLCKIAIPRDSKSSFFGWINSNFQTDEIVDDRKKNSSAIRQLNEYFIGKRSKFELDIDLIGTPFQQKIWTEVAKTPYGTTTTYKQIAKRVHTRGYRSVGASVSKNPLPIVIPCHRVVGSNSKLIGYAGGIKLKEYLLRLEGIIIV, from the coding sequence TTGCGAATAATACTCGAAGATGCTAACGTGTCACAAGTGCGCGTAAAATTTTCTAAGTCATGGCAAAATATACGACCTCTCAGAAACATAGAGGTCGCCAGCAGTTTGCTGACCATTCATCGCGAAACAAATGACGACAATTCCAATAAGAAGATATTCTGCGCCTCGTTCGAATCGCCCATCGGCGTCATTTATATTGCTTCGACTGAAAAAGGCTTGTGCAAGATAGCCATCCCGAGAGATTCGAAATCCAGTTTCTTTGGATGGATCAATTCAAATTTTCAAACGGATGAAATCGTCGACGACAGGAAAAAGAACTCCTCCGCGATCCGCCAACTAAACGAGTACTTCATCGGCAAGCGCTCTAAGTTCGAGCTTGATATAGATTTGATCGGAACGCCATTTCAGCAAAAGATTTGGACGGAGGTTGCCAAGACCCCGTATGGCACTACGACGACCTACAAACAAATTGCGAAAAGAGTTCACACCAGAGGTTACAGGTCAGTTGGAGCCTCAGTAAGCAAAAACCCTCTCCCGATCGTGATACCCTGCCACCGGGTCGTCGGTTCCAACAGCAAACTTATCGGTTACGCAGGCGGGATCAAATTGAAAGAGTACCTCCTCAGGCTTGAAGGAATTATCATAGTATAG
- a CDS encoding pitrilysin family protein, translating to MNTKLDRSKPPRPGQEGKVSFPKFFVKKLETGFKFFVVENHALPIVTVGFVARGGSTFDGNLPGLASMTSELISKGTEKRTATEIAEAIDYVGGSLSSSSSWDANETFVSVLRNNLKIGIDLLQDIILHATFPQEEIDRVKTQRIASVQQMKADPGYLADTRFAAVVFGDHPYGRPPVGSEASIKAMKREDFVKFKKDFYTSDNSFMVFAGDVTPAEAEKYVIRYFARWKGDGKSYSVPQLLPSSLNGKIVIVERPGAVQSSLRIGGIGIARNDRNYLKTFVMNTLLGGYFSSRINQNLREKHGYTYGGRSVFDARTLPGPFEVSADVRNEVTGETISESLGELDRIRKTLPSKDELEMVKKYLSGLFPIQLETPQQVARRVVAMELYHLPRNYYKDYKENIRKVTARDVQASAKRYLPEKLSIVLSGDSEKISSMLKKFGKVEILDQDGNKIPK from the coding sequence ATGAATACGAAACTAGACAGATCTAAACCGCCCAGACCCGGACAGGAAGGCAAAGTTTCATTCCCGAAATTTTTCGTGAAGAAACTGGAGACCGGCTTCAAGTTCTTCGTCGTTGAAAACCATGCCCTGCCGATCGTCACCGTAGGATTTGTGGCCAGAGGAGGTTCCACGTTCGACGGGAATCTGCCCGGGCTCGCCAGTATGACGAGTGAATTGATCTCTAAAGGGACCGAGAAACGAACGGCGACTGAGATTGCGGAGGCGATAGATTATGTGGGCGGTTCTCTTTCGAGCAGCTCGTCCTGGGATGCAAATGAAACGTTTGTCTCGGTTTTGAGAAACAATCTGAAGATCGGCATCGATCTTTTGCAGGACATTATCCTTCACGCGACGTTTCCACAAGAAGAAATAGACAGAGTAAAAACCCAGCGCATCGCGTCCGTTCAACAGATGAAAGCGGATCCTGGATATCTTGCAGACACAAGATTTGCAGCGGTCGTGTTCGGGGATCACCCGTACGGAAGACCTCCTGTCGGCAGCGAAGCATCTATTAAGGCGATGAAGCGGGAGGACTTCGTCAAATTCAAAAAGGACTTCTATACTTCCGACAATTCGTTCATGGTATTTGCGGGCGATGTGACCCCAGCCGAAGCTGAGAAGTATGTGATTCGATACTTTGCGAGATGGAAAGGTGATGGAAAATCCTATTCCGTACCGCAGTTGCTTCCATCGTCCTTGAATGGCAAGATTGTTATCGTTGAAAGACCTGGTGCAGTTCAATCCTCTCTGCGGATAGGCGGAATAGGGATTGCCCGGAACGACAGGAATTATTTGAAGACTTTCGTGATGAATACCCTGCTCGGAGGATACTTCAGCTCGCGAATTAATCAGAATCTAAGGGAGAAGCACGGTTACACTTACGGCGGCAGGAGCGTTTTCGATGCGCGCACTCTTCCGGGTCCATTCGAAGTCTCGGCTGATGTTCGCAATGAAGTAACGGGCGAGACTATCAGCGAATCGCTCGGCGAATTAGACCGAATACGTAAGACGCTGCCGTCTAAAGATGAGCTGGAGATGGTGAAAAAATACTTGTCCGGTCTCTTCCCGATTCAGCTTGAAACCCCGCAGCAGGTCGCGAGGAGAGTGGTCGCGATGGAGCTGTATCATCTTCCGAGGAATTATTACAAAGATTACAAGGAGAACATACGGAAGGTGACGGCGAGAGACGTACAGGCTTCTGCCAAAAGATATCTTCCAGAGAAACTTTCAATAGTTCTCAGCGGCGATTCCGAAAAAATATCGTCGATGTTGAAAAAGTTTGGTAAAGTTGAAATATTGGATCAAGATGGGAACAAGATACCTAAATGA
- a CDS encoding peptidyl-prolyl cis-trans isomerase codes for MTRRSVNFWQENDRMAVRLMIGLAILLAGCSRHQENGRRLASVNNSSLYVKDIASHVDTNSAYAVRNYVSNWVSQQLLFDAAKKEGLDNAPEFQESVAEYTRQLAITMLLNRKVYEVPIQLSEDEISNYYNSHRDELRANNEIVCVNLAAFDKRSRAVSFRNALVSGSSWNDVFNDIPTNAIVDVKDSVYITSSSVHPAIWNVIQSLETRRISFPIQVDTLSYVVQVIKKFGVGDLLPIDYASPHIRERLTIEKRRQRYHLLLDSLRSAGNFQIDPSVAIRDTNVEE; via the coding sequence ATGACAAGACGTTCCGTGAACTTCTGGCAGGAAAATGACAGGATGGCAGTTCGCCTGATGATTGGGCTGGCGATTTTGTTGGCCGGATGTTCCCGTCATCAGGAAAACGGACGCCGTCTTGCATCTGTTAATAATTCATCGCTTTACGTGAAAGACATAGCTTCTCACGTGGATACGAACTCGGCCTACGCAGTCAGGAATTACGTTTCCAATTGGGTCAGTCAGCAGCTTTTGTTTGATGCGGCAAAGAAGGAAGGACTCGATAATGCGCCTGAGTTTCAAGAAAGCGTGGCGGAATATACCCGGCAGCTTGCCATAACGATGCTTCTTAACAGGAAGGTATACGAAGTTCCCATACAATTAAGCGAGGACGAGATTTCCAATTATTACAATTCTCACCGCGACGAGCTTCGGGCGAACAATGAAATTGTCTGCGTGAATCTTGCCGCGTTCGACAAGAGAAGCCGCGCTGTGTCCTTCAGGAATGCGCTTGTGTCAGGCTCATCGTGGAACGACGTGTTCAACGATATACCGACCAACGCTATCGTCGATGTGAAAGATTCCGTGTATATCACATCATCCAGTGTCCATCCGGCAATTTGGAACGTTATCCAATCACTCGAGACTCGAAGGATATCGTTCCCGATCCAGGTTGATACGTTGAGTTACGTCGTGCAGGTCATTAAGAAATTTGGTGTTGGAGATTTGCTTCCTATCGACTATGCATCTCCGCACATAAGAGAGCGGCTGACGATCGAGAAGAGACGTCAACGCTACCATTTGCTGTTAGATTCACTTCGTTCTGCCGGAAATTTTCAGATCGATCCGAGTGTTGCTATTAGAGACACGAATGTTGAGGAATGA
- a CDS encoding LysE family transporter, translating into MIAFVLGMIIGIVISIPVGPINVTVISKGFKQGFSNAFAVGLGASAMDFFYCAAAMLGLSAFVHKFTVNIIFQVIGFILLLYLGIRDVATKVESFRYENLVPKNGRFHSAFLVGVFMYVSNPTLVAFWITLSGIIQSQESIIGNIGDGILFALGVGSGTALWYYSLLKAIFWKRDSFKAETLTLLSKVSGIIMLVFSGYIGYELLAHFLKYGIS; encoded by the coding sequence ATGATCGCATTCGTGCTGGGTATGATCATAGGCATTGTCATTTCCATACCGGTCGGTCCGATCAACGTCACTGTTATCTCAAAAGGATTCAAACAGGGTTTCAGTAATGCTTTTGCAGTCGGGTTGGGTGCATCGGCTATGGACTTTTTTTACTGTGCCGCTGCCATGCTGGGCCTCTCCGCATTTGTTCACAAGTTTACAGTAAACATAATTTTTCAAGTTATCGGCTTCATCCTTCTTCTCTATCTCGGGATAAGAGATGTGGCGACAAAAGTTGAGAGTTTCCGTTATGAAAATCTGGTCCCGAAAAATGGCAGGTTCCACAGCGCATTCTTGGTAGGAGTTTTCATGTACGTGTCCAATCCTACACTTGTCGCATTCTGGATAACTCTCAGCGGTATAATCCAATCCCAGGAATCGATTATCGGAAATATCGGTGATGGAATCCTCTTCGCATTGGGAGTAGGATCGGGAACAGCGCTCTGGTATTATTCGCTCCTGAAAGCGATATTTTGGAAGCGAGATTCTTTCAAAGCCGAGACGCTTACATTGCTTTCTAAAGTTTCCGGCATTATTATGTTGGTGTTTAGCGGTTATATTGGTTACGAGTTGCTGGCTCACTTCTTGAAATACGGTATCAGCTAA
- a CDS encoding peptidylprolyl isomerase has product MNSKSIFKAILLIAVSAGIARAQTKPVLDGIVAVVGNEIILKSELDYQVQLTAYQSKLDPNDSLLRKRVLEALVDDKLILAQAILDSVTVTDDEVTRQLDSRIQNLEKQLGSDQKVEEVYGMSINKIRSEFKDDMRKQLIVEKLKQQKFGDMKVSAVDVRNFYDTYKDSIPQVPEEVTLSHIFIVPKPSEKARDQAYSLAKSLLDSLRSGADFAALAKKYSQDPGSASSGGDLGWAKRGQFVPEFEHAVFDLKPSEISDIVETQFGFHIIQLLDRRGDQVHVRHILIQIPHLQSDDDSVIVLLDSLRAYAMAGVKFAVLAREFSQDKDTKDLGGDLGTLAIDQLEPSFLATVNKLKVGEISLPEKVTYGKSYGYHIVYLRNQIPPHKVSLDEDYDRLSNMALSMKQNQAYLNWINQLKSQIYLKIMS; this is encoded by the coding sequence ATGAATTCGAAGAGTATTTTTAAAGCGATCTTATTGATCGCTGTTTCTGCCGGGATCGCTCGGGCGCAAACCAAACCCGTTTTAGACGGGATCGTTGCTGTGGTAGGTAATGAAATTATTTTGAAGTCCGAGCTGGATTACCAGGTACAGCTGACGGCTTATCAAAGCAAACTGGATCCTAACGACTCTCTGCTTCGAAAGAGGGTTCTCGAAGCATTGGTTGACGACAAGCTTATTCTGGCTCAAGCGATTTTGGACAGCGTGACCGTTACTGATGACGAGGTGACCCGGCAGCTCGATTCCAGGATTCAGAATTTAGAAAAGCAACTGGGGAGCGACCAAAAGGTCGAAGAAGTCTATGGAATGTCTATCAACAAAATTCGATCTGAATTCAAGGACGACATGCGAAAGCAGCTGATAGTTGAAAAACTGAAGCAGCAGAAATTTGGAGATATGAAAGTCTCGGCTGTCGATGTGCGTAATTTTTATGACACCTATAAAGACAGCATTCCTCAAGTTCCCGAGGAGGTCACCCTGAGCCATATTTTCATAGTTCCCAAGCCGAGCGAGAAAGCACGCGATCAAGCATATTCACTCGCAAAGTCCCTTTTGGATTCCCTGAGGAGCGGTGCGGATTTCGCTGCCCTCGCAAAGAAGTATTCACAAGATCCCGGCAGCGCTTCCTCCGGAGGTGATCTTGGCTGGGCTAAACGCGGGCAGTTCGTTCCCGAATTTGAGCACGCCGTGTTTGATCTGAAGCCCAGTGAAATTTCAGATATTGTCGAAACACAATTCGGTTTCCATATAATACAATTATTGGATCGTCGCGGAGATCAGGTGCATGTCAGACACATCCTGATTCAAATACCGCATCTGCAATCGGATGACGATTCTGTTATTGTCTTGCTCGATTCATTAAGGGCTTATGCGATGGCAGGTGTCAAGTTCGCCGTGCTTGCGCGTGAATTTTCTCAGGATAAGGATACGAAGGATCTAGGGGGAGACCTCGGGACACTCGCTATCGATCAATTGGAACCTTCGTTCCTTGCAACGGTAAACAAGCTGAAAGTCGGAGAGATCAGTCTGCCTGAAAAAGTTACTTACGGAAAATCTTACGGCTACCATATTGTATATCTGCGGAACCAGATTCCACCTCACAAGGTAAGTTTGGATGAGGACTACGACAGACTTTCCAACATGGCTCTATCCATGAAGCAGAACCAGGCTTACCTTAATTGGATTAATCAACTCAAGAGTCAGATTTATCTAAAGATCATGAGTTGA
- a CDS encoding MoxR family ATPase produces MSQTILKREKVSDVEGISRLNQNFSDLQKEIAKVIVGQDEIIRQIFVAILSRGHSLLIGVPGLAKTLIVRTLAEALDLKFSRIQFTPDLMPSDITGTEIIEENVTTGERTFRFVKGPLFGNIILADEINRTPPKTQSALLEAMQEYRVTAAGQTFQLEPPFFVLATQNPIEQEGTYPLPEAQLDRFMFNLWLDYPSSDEEVKIVQTTTGEYAPVVRKVIDRSDILFFQELLRRVPVSESVVKFAVELSSRTRPHNGTAPDFIKQFVSYGAGPRASQYLILAAKAIAALENRFSPDVDDVKGVALPVLRHRVITNFNAEAENVATPDIIRRLLEA; encoded by the coding sequence GTGAGCCAGACGATATTGAAAAGGGAAAAAGTTTCGGACGTAGAAGGAATCTCAAGGCTCAATCAAAATTTTTCAGACCTGCAGAAGGAAATTGCCAAGGTGATTGTCGGGCAGGATGAGATCATCAGGCAGATTTTTGTGGCTATCCTGTCTCGAGGGCACAGCCTTCTCATAGGCGTTCCCGGTTTGGCAAAGACGCTTATCGTCAGAACATTAGCAGAGGCTCTTGATCTAAAATTCAGCCGAATCCAATTTACTCCAGACCTTATGCCGAGCGACATAACCGGAACGGAAATAATTGAGGAAAATGTAACAACCGGAGAGAGAACATTCCGGTTTGTCAAAGGACCGCTCTTCGGCAACATCATCCTTGCTGACGAGATAAATCGGACTCCGCCAAAAACTCAGAGTGCGCTTCTCGAAGCAATGCAGGAATATCGGGTGACTGCAGCTGGTCAGACATTTCAGCTCGAGCCGCCTTTCTTTGTTTTGGCAACGCAAAACCCGATTGAGCAGGAAGGAACTTATCCTCTTCCTGAAGCGCAGCTTGATCGGTTCATGTTCAATCTGTGGCTCGATTATCCTTCATCGGATGAGGAAGTGAAAATTGTCCAGACAACTACTGGTGAGTATGCACCTGTGGTACGAAAAGTCATCGACAGGTCGGACATACTCTTCTTTCAGGAACTCTTAAGGAGAGTTCCGGTTTCCGAGTCGGTCGTGAAATTTGCCGTCGAGCTTTCCAGCCGCACTCGCCCGCATAATGGTACAGCGCCGGATTTCATCAAGCAATTTGTCAGCTACGGAGCTGGACCCCGGGCATCCCAATATCTGATTCTTGCTGCCAAAGCGATCGCTGCTCTTGAAAACCGTTTCAGTCCCGACGTTGACGACGTGAAAGGCGTCGCTCTCCCCGTTTTGCGCCACAGAGTTATAACGAACTTTAATGCGGAAGCGGAGAACGTAGCTACACCCGACATCATCCGGCGACTTCTTGAGGCGTAG
- a CDS encoding peptidylprolyl isomerase: protein MSLKHSFYFLLLSIVAAGCAASSNIDDKVIAVVGSKKITYGEFKQQYSKNYLGGSDSIASTESKEKFLDLLVDYHLKLLDAEEERIQVDPEVKAELKGYRDQLAVSYVMEREITLPMVQKIYDRQKYEARAEQVFIPFAGDTAKAHNQALEVIKELKAGTPIDSMMKKYRGGDTYYVTAGTFLQYVGGREFEDMLFTLNPGDVGPVPVQTAYGYIIVKLLERRPRVESVRASHILIPISGSTPADTLKAFNEAVAIMDSVKQGVDFGKLASDNSSDKYSAAKGGDLGFFSRGMMVRQFDQAAFSMKVGEVAGPVRTRFGYHIIKLTDIKPLPQFAEVKDKIREAYLNGGYKLDFSAFIDQLKAKYNYKPDGETLKFLYSKIDSAKQFDGNNFDSLLTPAERQKALFTFDNSAGTIDTVLSLVKSGNIQAPQTLLNWQNLSSLVDESAKQMIITYYADLKAETYPDFDSLIAQYENGILIYQVEQKNVWGKVASTDSVLKPYYFDHINKYYWPNRIDLSEIQVLTDSLANFIYDSLKAGGDFDSLAVKYTKRQGMVEKDGHWGLVADSTNALSMAAMKMKEGEFGKPINFENGYSIIRVNKFVPSGPKTFEEARPEVSADYQEAESKEVQKEWIESLRKRFGVQIDDKTFRELLAGK, encoded by the coding sequence ATGTCACTTAAGCATTCTTTTTATTTTTTGTTACTGAGCATCGTTGCGGCAGGCTGTGCGGCCAGTTCGAATATCGATGACAAAGTAATTGCCGTAGTCGGAAGCAAGAAAATTACTTACGGCGAATTCAAGCAGCAATATTCGAAGAATTATCTCGGCGGTTCCGACTCGATAGCATCGACCGAGAGCAAGGAAAAGTTTCTCGATCTTCTTGTGGATTACCACCTGAAACTCCTCGATGCAGAAGAGGAGCGCATTCAGGTCGATCCGGAGGTGAAGGCTGAGCTGAAAGGTTACAGGGACCAGCTCGCGGTGAGTTATGTCATGGAACGAGAGATTACTTTGCCGATGGTGCAGAAGATTTACGACCGGCAGAAATACGAGGCACGGGCCGAACAGGTGTTTATACCTTTTGCCGGCGATACCGCGAAAGCCCACAACCAAGCGCTCGAGGTAATCAAGGAACTCAAAGCGGGAACTCCGATAGATTCCATGATGAAGAAATATCGCGGCGGAGACACTTATTATGTTACTGCCGGTACATTTCTGCAATATGTCGGTGGAAGAGAATTTGAAGACATGTTGTTCACGCTTAATCCAGGCGATGTTGGACCGGTTCCTGTACAGACGGCCTACGGCTACATCATCGTCAAATTGTTGGAACGGAGACCACGGGTCGAGAGCGTGCGCGCAAGTCACATCCTCATTCCCATATCCGGATCTACTCCAGCGGATACACTGAAAGCATTCAACGAGGCGGTCGCAATTATGGATTCCGTAAAACAAGGAGTGGACTTCGGCAAATTAGCATCGGACAATTCTTCCGATAAATATTCGGCAGCAAAGGGAGGCGACCTCGGATTCTTCTCGCGCGGCATGATGGTCAGGCAATTCGATCAGGCGGCATTCAGCATGAAGGTTGGTGAAGTTGCCGGTCCTGTGAGAACGAGATTCGGTTACCATATAATTAAGTTGACGGACATAAAACCGCTGCCTCAATTTGCCGAGGTGAAAGATAAAATACGCGAAGCTTATCTGAACGGAGGATACAAACTGGATTTTTCGGCGTTCATAGATCAACTCAAAGCCAAGTACAATTACAAACCGGATGGCGAAACGCTGAAGTTCCTTTATAGCAAAATAGATTCTGCCAAACAATTTGATGGAAACAATTTTGATTCGCTTCTGACGCCCGCAGAACGGCAAAAAGCATTGTTCACATTCGACAATTCCGCCGGCACAATCGATACTGTCCTGTCGCTGGTGAAGTCAGGGAACATACAGGCTCCTCAAACGCTCCTGAACTGGCAGAATCTGAGTTCGCTCGTGGATGAATCTGCTAAACAAATGATCATTACTTATTACGCCGATTTAAAAGCGGAGACTTATCCGGACTTCGATTCGCTTATCGCCCAATATGAAAATGGGATTCTAATTTATCAGGTTGAGCAGAAGAACGTTTGGGGAAAAGTGGCTTCAACCGACAGCGTCCTGAAGCCGTACTATTTTGATCACATTAACAAATACTATTGGCCCAATCGAATCGACCTCAGCGAGATTCAGGTATTAACCGACAGTCTTGCCAATTTCATTTACGATTCGTTGAAAGCTGGCGGAGATTTCGATTCGCTCGCGGTGAAGTATACGAAGCGGCAGGGGATGGTCGAGAAGGACGGACATTGGGGATTGGTTGCCGATTCCACGAACGCTCTCTCCATGGCGGCAATGAAAATGAAGGAAGGAGAATTCGGTAAGCCGATCAACTTTGAAAACGGCTACTCGATAATTAGGGTCAACAAGTTTGTCCCATCCGGACCGAAGACTTTCGAGGAAGCGCGTCCGGAGGTATCTGCAGACTATCAAGAAGCCGAATCTAAGGAAGTTCAAAAAGAATGGATCGAAAGCTTGAGGAAGCGATTCGGCGTTCAAATCGATGACAAGACGTTCCGTGAACTTCTGGCAGGAAAATGA
- a CDS encoding pitrilysin family protein produces the protein MAIKKMIYRNRSVVSPKKVRVNVDFKEYKLDNGLTVILRKDFSMPVVAVDVCYHVGSKNEKEGKTGFAHLFEHLMFEGSEHVEKGAFDKYISLAGGYNNAYTTEDVTNYYEVIPSNQLALALWLESDRMLKFSVTGEALSTQREVVKEEKRWRIDNRPYGDASERMQNLVFPVGQYHWPVIGSMEDLDAANMDDVREFYERFYCPNNAVLVVSGSIDFKPAEDLIGKFFSDIPPGRFDIKPVLFEDEKLGQERVEIMRGNVPSPGVFVAYKVPPEGSPEYYALCQIGKILSDGNSSRLYQKLIYETQAVSDFDVSIEAMEKSGVFMFTAFVAPGHSEREVLEIFDDEINRLQESQVTEYEFNKAQNTTISSYIGRLSTNSGVADALSHYYSFFKNTGMINSEVDRELAVTASMIHEIAGKFLKKDERVILNYFPGRSV, from the coding sequence ATGGCAATCAAGAAGATGATTTATCGAAACCGGTCTGTTGTATCTCCTAAAAAAGTGAGAGTCAATGTCGATTTTAAAGAATATAAATTAGACAACGGTCTCACGGTAATTCTCCGAAAAGACTTCTCAATGCCGGTGGTGGCAGTAGATGTTTGCTATCACGTCGGTTCAAAAAATGAAAAGGAAGGTAAGACAGGATTCGCGCATCTTTTCGAGCACCTGATGTTCGAGGGCTCGGAGCACGTCGAGAAAGGGGCATTCGATAAATACATTTCTCTTGCCGGAGGGTACAATAATGCCTATACGACCGAAGATGTTACAAATTACTATGAGGTTATTCCGTCGAACCAGCTTGCGCTTGCTCTCTGGCTTGAGAGCGACCGAATGTTGAAATTCAGTGTGACCGGGGAAGCTCTTTCGACTCAAAGGGAGGTCGTAAAAGAAGAGAAGCGCTGGCGGATTGATAATCGTCCTTACGGTGATGCTTCAGAGAGGATGCAGAACCTCGTTTTCCCGGTTGGGCAATATCATTGGCCCGTGATAGGGTCGATGGAAGATCTGGATGCCGCGAACATGGACGATGTCAGGGAATTTTACGAACGGTTTTATTGTCCAAACAATGCGGTTCTCGTTGTAAGCGGCAGCATAGACTTTAAGCCAGCCGAAGACTTGATCGGCAAATTCTTTTCCGATATCCCGCCGGGCCGCTTCGATATCAAGCCGGTTTTATTCGAAGACGAGAAGCTTGGTCAGGAACGGGTTGAGATCATGCGCGGCAACGTCCCATCGCCCGGAGTTTTCGTCGCGTACAAAGTGCCGCCCGAAGGCTCGCCGGAATATTACGCCCTTTGTCAAATAGGAAAAATTTTATCCGACGGCAACAGCTCGCGTTTGTATCAGAAATTGATTTATGAGACTCAGGCAGTTTCCGACTTTGACGTGTCCATCGAGGCAATGGAAAAGTCAGGGGTCTTCATGTTCACGGCTTTTGTGGCGCCGGGGCACTCTGAAAGGGAAGTGCTCGAGATTTTCGATGACGAGATTAACAGGCTGCAAGAGTCTCAAGTGACAGAATATGAATTCAACAAAGCGCAGAACACCACCATCTCTTCTTATATAGGGAGGCTTTCAACAAACAGCGGAGTAGCCGATGCATTGTCGCATTATTATTCATTCTTCAAAAATACCGGTATGATAAATTCCGAGGTCGATCGGGAACTTGCCGTAACAGCTTCCATGATACATGAGATTGCGGGGAAATTTTTGAAGAAAGACGAGCGAGTTATCCTGAATTATTTCCCCGGTCGGAGTGTCTGA